The Podarcis muralis chromosome 10, rPodMur119.hap1.1, whole genome shotgun sequence genome includes a region encoding these proteins:
- the LOC114598220 gene encoding trypsin-like isoform X3, whose protein sequence is MLWLGCSLLLAALAAVAAAEKLVGSAKCQQDSVPWEVSLQSVHHVCSGALISQEWVLSSAQCSRSSPDHMEVWLGLQVPETLPKEKQQVIAAAKLVPHKQFNNYTLDYDIMLIKLAQPAVLGELVQPISLPSQCAIAGTQCLASEWISSNSDGTDNLLQCSYLPVTSDATCNNVYPGRFTDRMLCAGQLDSSQDACKGDVGSPLVCEEALQGLLSWKKSCSEENRLGLYTKVCIFEDWIHYTIANN, encoded by the exons ATGCTGTGGCTGGGTTGCAGTTTACTGCTGGCGGCTCTTGCag CTGTTGCAGCTGCTGAGAAGTTGGTTGGTAGTGCCAAGTGCCAACAAGATTCTGTGCCATGGGAAGTCTCCCTCCAGTCAGTGCACCATGTCTGCAGTGGGGCCCTCATCAGCCAAGAATGGGTGTTGTCCTCAGCTCAGTGCAGCAGGAG CAGCCCAGACCACATGGAGGTCTGGCTTGGCCTACAAGTCCCTGAGACTCTTCCTAAGGAGAAGCAACAGGTCATTGCTGCTGCCAAGCTGGTCCCTCATAAGCAGTTCAACAACTACACACTGGACTATGACATCATGCTCATCAAGCTTGCACAACCAGCTGTCCTGGGTGAGCTAGTGCAGCCCATCAGTTTGCCCAGCCAATGTGCCATAGCTGGGACCCAGTGCCtggcttcagaatggatcagcAGCAACT CTGATGGAACAGACAACCTTCTGCAGTGCTCCTACCTTCCAGTCACATCTGATGCCACTTGCAACAATGTCTACCCAGGACGGTTCACTGACAGGATGCTTTGTGCTGGACAGCTGGACAGCAGCCAAGATGCCTGCAAG GGAGATGTGGGCAGCCCCCTGGTGTGTGAAGAAGCCCTCCAAGGACTGCTGTCCTGGAAGAAAAGCTGCAGTGAAGAGAATCGGCTGGGGCTGTACACCAAGGTCTGCATCTTTGAAGACTGGATCCACTACACAATTGCCAACAACTGA
- the LOC114598220 gene encoding trypsin-like isoform X1 yields the protein MLWLGCSLLLAALAAVAAAEKLVGSAKCQQDSVPWEVSLQSVHHVCSGALISQEWVLSSAQCSRSSPDHMEVWLGLQVPETLPKEKQQVIAAAKLVPHKQFNNYTLDYDIMLIKLAQPAVLGELVQPISLPSQCAIAGTQCLASEWISSNCSCSGSTYFGLTADGTDNLLQCSYLPVTSDATCNNVYPGRFTDRMLCAGQLDSSQDACKGDVGSPLVCEEALQGLLSWKKSCSEENRLGLYTKVCIFEDWIHYTIANN from the exons ATGCTGTGGCTGGGTTGCAGTTTACTGCTGGCGGCTCTTGCag CTGTTGCAGCTGCTGAGAAGTTGGTTGGTAGTGCCAAGTGCCAACAAGATTCTGTGCCATGGGAAGTCTCCCTCCAGTCAGTGCACCATGTCTGCAGTGGGGCCCTCATCAGCCAAGAATGGGTGTTGTCCTCAGCTCAGTGCAGCAGGAG CAGCCCAGACCACATGGAGGTCTGGCTTGGCCTACAAGTCCCTGAGACTCTTCCTAAGGAGAAGCAACAGGTCATTGCTGCTGCCAAGCTGGTCCCTCATAAGCAGTTCAACAACTACACACTGGACTATGACATCATGCTCATCAAGCTTGCACAACCAGCTGTCCTGGGTGAGCTAGTGCAGCCCATCAGTTTGCCCAGCCAATGTGCCATAGCTGGGACCCAGTGCCtggcttcagaatggatcagcAGCAACT GCAGCTGCTCAGGATCAACATATTTTGGGCTTACAGCTGATGGAACAGACAACCTTCTGCAGTGCTCCTACCTTCCAGTCACATCTGATGCCACTTGCAACAATGTCTACCCAGGACGGTTCACTGACAGGATGCTTTGTGCTGGACAGCTGGACAGCAGCCAAGATGCCTGCAAG GGAGATGTGGGCAGCCCCCTGGTGTGTGAAGAAGCCCTCCAAGGACTGCTGTCCTGGAAGAAAAGCTGCAGTGAAGAGAATCGGCTGGGGCTGTACACCAAGGTCTGCATCTTTGAAGACTGGATCCACTACACAATTGCCAACAACTGA
- the LOC114598220 gene encoding anionic trypsin-like isoform X4: MLWLGCSLLLAALAAVAAAEKLVGSAKCQQDSVPWEVSLQSVHHVCSGALISQEWVLSSAQCSRSSPDHMEVWLGLQVPETLPKEKQQVIAAAKLVPHKQFNNYTLDYDIMLIKLAQPAVLADGTDNLLQCSYLPVTSDATCNNVYPGRFTDRMLCAGQLDSSQDACKGDVGSPLVCEEALQGLLSWKKSCSEENRLGLYTKVCIFEDWIHYTIANN; this comes from the exons ATGCTGTGGCTGGGTTGCAGTTTACTGCTGGCGGCTCTTGCag CTGTTGCAGCTGCTGAGAAGTTGGTTGGTAGTGCCAAGTGCCAACAAGATTCTGTGCCATGGGAAGTCTCCCTCCAGTCAGTGCACCATGTCTGCAGTGGGGCCCTCATCAGCCAAGAATGGGTGTTGTCCTCAGCTCAGTGCAGCAGGAG CAGCCCAGACCACATGGAGGTCTGGCTTGGCCTACAAGTCCCTGAGACTCTTCCTAAGGAGAAGCAACAGGTCATTGCTGCTGCCAAGCTGGTCCCTCATAAGCAGTTCAACAACTACACACTGGACTATGACATCATGCTCATCAAGCTTGCACAACCAGCTGTCCTGG CTGATGGAACAGACAACCTTCTGCAGTGCTCCTACCTTCCAGTCACATCTGATGCCACTTGCAACAATGTCTACCCAGGACGGTTCACTGACAGGATGCTTTGTGCTGGACAGCTGGACAGCAGCCAAGATGCCTGCAAG GGAGATGTGGGCAGCCCCCTGGTGTGTGAAGAAGCCCTCCAAGGACTGCTGTCCTGGAAGAAAAGCTGCAGTGAAGAGAATCGGCTGGGGCTGTACACCAAGGTCTGCATCTTTGAAGACTGGATCCACTACACAATTGCCAACAACTGA
- the LOC114598220 gene encoding trypsin-like isoform X2: MLWLGCSLLLAALAAVAAAEKLVGSAKCQQDSVPWEVSLQSVHHVCSGALISQEWVLSSAQCSRSPDHMEVWLGLQVPETLPKEKQQVIAAAKLVPHKQFNNYTLDYDIMLIKLAQPAVLGELVQPISLPSQCAIAGTQCLASEWISSNCSCSGSTYFGLTADGTDNLLQCSYLPVTSDATCNNVYPGRFTDRMLCAGQLDSSQDACKGDVGSPLVCEEALQGLLSWKKSCSEENRLGLYTKVCIFEDWIHYTIANN; the protein is encoded by the exons ATGCTGTGGCTGGGTTGCAGTTTACTGCTGGCGGCTCTTGCag CTGTTGCAGCTGCTGAGAAGTTGGTTGGTAGTGCCAAGTGCCAACAAGATTCTGTGCCATGGGAAGTCTCCCTCCAGTCAGTGCACCATGTCTGCAGTGGGGCCCTCATCAGCCAAGAATGGGTGTTGTCCTCAGCTCAGTGCAGCAGGAG CCCAGACCACATGGAGGTCTGGCTTGGCCTACAAGTCCCTGAGACTCTTCCTAAGGAGAAGCAACAGGTCATTGCTGCTGCCAAGCTGGTCCCTCATAAGCAGTTCAACAACTACACACTGGACTATGACATCATGCTCATCAAGCTTGCACAACCAGCTGTCCTGGGTGAGCTAGTGCAGCCCATCAGTTTGCCCAGCCAATGTGCCATAGCTGGGACCCAGTGCCtggcttcagaatggatcagcAGCAACT GCAGCTGCTCAGGATCAACATATTTTGGGCTTACAGCTGATGGAACAGACAACCTTCTGCAGTGCTCCTACCTTCCAGTCACATCTGATGCCACTTGCAACAATGTCTACCCAGGACGGTTCACTGACAGGATGCTTTGTGCTGGACAGCTGGACAGCAGCCAAGATGCCTGCAAG GGAGATGTGGGCAGCCCCCTGGTGTGTGAAGAAGCCCTCCAAGGACTGCTGTCCTGGAAGAAAAGCTGCAGTGAAGAGAATCGGCTGGGGCTGTACACCAAGGTCTGCATCTTTGAAGACTGGATCCACTACACAATTGCCAACAACTGA